CGTTTCGAGAAACGGTTTGTCCGCATCGGTGCCGAGTGGGGCAAGGGCGTCAAGCCATTCATCGCCGGCACGGCTCTTGTAAAAGGTTCGCTCTTCTTCTTCGGCTGCAAGCCTGATCGCGCGCTTGGTGTCCGGATCGCCGATGGCGACAAAGCTCCAGGGTTGCTGGTTGGCACCAGAGGGCGCCGTACCCGCAGTACGGACGGCAATCCGGATCAGTTCCGGATCAACCGGTTCGGGCGAAAAATCACGCACTGTCCGGCGCGACTGCAGCCGGTCATGAAAAGCGCGCGCTTCTGCCAGCATATCCGCTTCGCTCAGGCGTGGCAGCGAAAGCTCTATGGTCTCGGCGGTCTTGGCCATGTGATGGATTTCCTGCAGGGATCGTGGTCGGCAGAAAATGCGTGACCGAACGGGTTCGGTCAATGTTGATGATCAAATCCTGTCTGAAGACGGTGCCAGATTACTCAGCAGCAGCCTTGAAACCCGGAGCAGCGGTGAGAACCGACCCATCGACATGGCTTTCGAACTTCTCGAAATTGTCGATGAACATCCCCACCAGCCGATCAGCAGCCGCATCATAGGCGTGCTTGTCCGACCAGGTTGAGCGCGGATCAAGAATGGTGCTGTCGACACCCGAGACAGTGACCGGAACAGCGAAACCGAAATTCGGATCGTTGCGGTACTCGGCGGTTTCCAGTGATCCATTAAGCGCTGCGGTCAGCAGGGTGCGCGTGGCCTTGATCGGCATGCGCTGACCCTGGCCATAGGCGCCGCCGGTCCAGCCGGTGTTGACCAGCCAGCAATTGACCCGATGATCATTGATCAGCTTGCGAAGAAGCGCGCCATATTCGGACGGGTGGCGTGGCATGAACGGTGCGCCGAAGCAGGTTGAGAACGTGGCCTCAGGCTCGGTAACGCCCTTTTCGGTGCCTGCCACCTTTGCGGTGTAGCCCGACAGGAAGTGGTACATTGCCTGTTCAGGCGTCAGCTTGGCGATAGGCGGCATAACGCCAAAGGCATCGGCGGTCAGCATAATGATGTTGCGCGGATGACCCGCCCTGCCAGTGCTGCTGGCATTGGGGATGAAGTGCAGCGGATAGGCGCAGCGGGTGTTTTCGGTCAGCGAGCCATCATCGAAATCCGGGATCCGGTTTTCATCCAGAACCACATTCTCAAGTACGGTGCCGAAGCGTTCGGTGGTGCCGAAGATTTCCGGCTCGGCCTCGCGTGACAGCCGGATTGTCTTGGCATAGCAGCCGCCTTCGAAATTGAAGACGCCGTCCTCGCCCCAGCCATGCTCGTCATCGCCGATCAGCGTGCGTGCGGGATCTGCCGACAGAGTTGTCTTGCCGGTTCCCGAAAGGCCAAAAAACACTGCCGTATCACCATCAGGTCCCGCATTGGCGGAGCAATGCATCGGCATGACGTTTTTCGCCGGAAGCAGATAGTTGAGCGCGGTGAACACCGACTTCTTCATTTCACCGGCGTAGGATGTACCACCGATCAACACCAGGCCTTTGGCCAGATTGACGGCGATCACGGTTTCGCTGCGGCAGCCATGCCGTTCCGGGTTTGCGCGGAAGGACGGCAGATTGATGATGGTAAGCTCGGGCATGAACCCGGCGAGGGCTGCGCGCTCTGGCCGGATCAGCAGATTGCGGATGAACAATGCATGCCAGGCATATTCGGTGACGATCCGCGATAGCAGGGCATGGGCACTATCGGCCCCGCCAACCAGATCTTGAACGAACAGATCACGCTCGCGCGCATGGGCTATCATGTCGGCATGCAGCGTTTCGAACGCTTCGGGAGCCATCGGCTTGTTGTTGTCCCACCAGATCTGATCTTCGGTCGAGGCATCACGAACCACGAACTTGTCCTTGGCCGACCGGCCGGTGTGCTGGCCTGTGAGCGCGCGCAACGCGCCATGGGCTGTCAGGGTTGCTTCCCCGTTTGCCACTGCCAGCTCGACCAGTTCCGCCTCGCCCAGATTGTAGCGCACCACGCCAGTTGTCTCGAGGCCGCACAGGGCCAGACTGGCCGACGGATTACGCACTCCCAAATCCTTACTCATTTCGGATTCCTTTTCTTACAGGCGCTGGACAGGTTCGAATTTTGTCGGACCATAGAGGCGGCTTTTTTAAAAAACAACAGTTGAGAAGACGAATACTCAATGAAAACAAAGTATTAATCGATTTAAAAAAATCGCACAAAATTTCAATCGGTTCAATTGAAGTGAGGGACCAGCCTCAAAGACAATGAGCGAATGACACTTAGGGAGAACTGTGCCACATTTTGTTCTCACTTTATCCTCATGGACGTGGCGGCGGGGCCCGGAAAAGACAGACGCTTGGTCTGGACCGGGTTGAAGCGGGGGCACTACCCAGAGGTTCGCTAGACCATGACGGAGACGACTATCATGCAGACAATCGCGCTCGTCGATGACGACCGCAACATCCTTACCTCGGTTTCGATTGCGCTCGAAACAGAAGGGTATCGTGTTGAAACCTACACCGACGGCGCGTCCGCGCTGGACGGGTTGCTTGCCCGTCCGCCGCAACTGGCAATCTTTGACATCAAGATGCCGCGCATGGACGGCATGGAACTGCTGCGCCGTCTGCGCCAGAAATCAGATATTCCGGTGATTTTTCTCACCTCCAAGGATGAGGAAATCGACGAATTGTTCGGCCTCAAAATGGGCGCGGACGATTTCATCACCAAGCCGTTTTCCCAGCGTTTGCTGGTTGAGCGGGTCAAGGCCGTCATGCGCCGAGCGGCCAGCCGCGATGCTGCCGCCGCGCCGGGCCGCGCCGCTGCGACGCCAACCAAATCGCTGGAGCGCGGAAACCTGGTCATGGATCAGGAGCGCCACACCTGCACCTGGAAGAACGAAGCGGTCACCCTGACCGTCACCGAATTTCTGATTCTGCAGTCGCTGGCCCAGCGCCCCGGCGTCGTCAAGAGCCGTGACGCGCTGATGGATGCCGCCTATGATGAACAGGTCTATGTCGATGATCGGACCATCGACAGCCACATCAAGCGGCTGCGCAAGAAGTTCAAGATGGTCGATGATGATTTCGACATGATCGAAACGCTTTATGGTGTGGGCTACCGCTTTCGCGAAGCCGCATGAAACCGATCACCACGTCCGGGCTCCGGCCCTGACATCAAGCCGCCTGCGGCAAGAGTGACATGGCGATTGAAACTGAAGACAACTTGCGCAGCGAGGCTGATCATTCAGCCGCGGCCACGCGACAGAAGAACTGGATACATCCGGTCACCTTGGTGCGCCGGATTTTTGGTCACCTGATCTTTTCCAGCCTGACCCGGCGTATCCTGTTTCTCAATCTCGCGGCGCTGATTGTCCTTGTCTCGGGCATTCTCTATCTCAATCAGTTCCGCGAAGGGCTGATTGACGCCCGGGTCGAAAGCCTCCTCACCCAGGGCGAAATCATTGCCGGCGCGGTTGCGGCCTCTGCAAGCGTTGAAACCAATTCGATCACCATTGATCCAGAGAAACTCCTCGAGTTGCAGGCCGGACAAACCATTTCTCCGACCAACTCAAACGAGAATCTTGATTTTCCGATCAACCCGGAGCGTGTTGCACCGGTGCTCCGGCGGTTGATTTCGCCAACCCGCACCCGTGCGCGGATTTATGATGACGACGCCAGCCTGATCCTTGATTCGCGCTACCTTTACACCAGCGGACAGGTCCTGCGTTACGATTTACCCGCCAACGAAGTCACGCAGCGCAGTCTCACGGAATCCCTTGGTGCATGGTTCAACCGCTTCTTCCAACGCTCCGATCTGCCGCTTTACCGCGAGCCGCCGGGCGCCGACGGGTCAATCTATCCGGAAGTGATGAATGCACTGGCCGGAGGCCGCGGTGCGGTCGTCCGGGTCACTGAAGCGGGCGAACTGATCGTCTCGGTGGCCGTCCCGGTTCAACGCTTCCGCGCGGTTCTTGGCGTTCTGCTGCTGTCGACCCAGGCCGGCGACATCGACAAGATCGTTCACGCGGAAAGAATGGCGATTTTCCGTGTGTCCGGTGTCGCCTTCATGGTGTCGAGTGTATTGTCGCTTTTGCTTGCGAGCACCATTGCCACACCGCTCAGGCGGCTCTCGGCCGCTGCGGTGCGCGTCCGCCGTGGCGTAAAGGCGCGAGAGGAGATTCCCGACTTTTCAGACAGACAGGACGAAATCGGCAATCTTTCCGTGGCGCTGCGCGACATGACCAATGCGCTTTATGACCGCATTGACGCCATTGAGAGCTTTGCAGCCGATGTCAGCCATGAACTCAAGAACCCGCTGACATCGTTGCGCAGTGCCGTCGAAACGCTTCCGCTTGCGCGCAATGAGCATTCCCGCAAACGGCTTCTGGATGTGATTCTGCATGATGTCCGCCGCATGGATCGTCTGATCAGCGATATCTCCGACGCTTCCCGGCTTGACGCCGAACTGGCGCGGCAGGATGGCGCGACTGTGGACATGCGAACGCTGCTCACCGATCTGGTTGAGATCGCCCGCCAGGTCCGGGCCGGAAGCAAGAAGGTTGCCATTGATCTCAAGGTAGACGGAAAGGCTGGCGACAAGACCAAATTCATCATTGTTGGCCACGACCTCCGGCTTGGTCAGGTCGTGACCAATCTGATCGAGAATGCCCGCTCTTTCGTCCCCGAAACCGATGGCCGGATCGTGGTGCGATTGGCGCGTCGCCGCGGCGCTGTGCGGGTTCTGATCGAGGACAACGGGCCCGGAATTCGTGCAGAGGTCATCGAAAGGGTGTTTGAGCGTTTTTACACGGACCGCCCCGATGGTGAAGACTTTGGTCAGAACTCCGGTCTCGGACTCTCCATCAGCCGGCAGATCATCGAGGCGCATGGCGGAACACTGACCGCCGAGAACATTGCTCCGCAAACGGATGGGAAATGGGCTGGTGCGCGATTCATCATTGAGCTGCCGGCGGAACAGCTTTGAGCGGTTGGTTTTCAGCCAATGGCGAGACCATGCACGCCACGGCAATCGTCGTGGGCGAAACGGGGATCCTTTTTGTCGGCCCGTCCGGCGCGGGCAAGAGCACCATGGCCTTCGCTTGTCTTGCAGGCGCGATCAGTCGTGGCTGGAATGCGGCGCTGGTTGCCGATGACCGGACATGTCTGACCGTCCATTCGGGCAGATGCATTGCATCCTGTCCCGAGCCGATACGGGGCAAGCTCGAATTGCGGGGCGGTGGAATTGTGGATTTGCCGCGGATCGGGCGCGCCGTCATGCATCTTGCGGTCGCGCCGGGTCCGCCATCCGTTAAGAGCCGGTTGCCTCCGGACAATGAAATCTTCACGTGTGATGGCGTGGAACTGCATCTTCAGAGGTTGTGGCGTGACGGCGCAACAGATCCCCTGACGGCCTTGTGTGCCCTGCGGCCTGATCGCTTTTTGAGCAATTGAGGCTTCCTTGTGACGTAAATACGGGCTTCCGGGCGTTTTTTGGCTTGAACTTCGTCCTCTTCTGTCCAAGATGAATTTTCGTGTTATTCGCAAGTGCGAAGCAATCGGCGCGGGTAGGTCCCGGGATGGGCGCGCCGCATGCTGCTGGAGGCAATATGATCGGATTGGTGCTTGTCACCCATGGCAAGCTCGCTGAGGAGTTCCGGCATGCCCTTGAGCATGTGGTTGGGCCACAGACCGCACTTGAAACCGTTTGCATCGGACCTGAAGACGATATGGACCAGCGGCGAATGGACATTGTCGGTGCTGTTTCGCGTGTTGAAAGCGGCAAGGGTGTGATCATTCTGACAGACATGTTCGGTGGAACTCCTTCAAATCTGTCGATTTCGGTGATGGATTCCGGTCGTATTGAGGTGATTGCCGGGGTCAACCTGCCGATGCTGATCAAGCTCGCGGGGATTCGCGGCGCGAACGACATTGACAACGCCCTGGCTCAGGCTCAGGACGCAGGGCGCAAATACATCAATGTCGCCAGCCGGTTGCTGGCTGGAAAATGACCACACAAGCCACAGTTCAGTCACGGACCCTCAAAATCATCAACAAACGCGGCCTGCATGCGCGCGCTTCCGCACGGTTTGTGCAGACTGTGGAAGGTTATGATGCGACCGTTCGGGTGACCCGTGAAGGTTCGACCGTCGGCGGCACTTCGATCATGGGATTGATGATGCTGGCGGCCAGCCCCGGTTGTTCAATCGAGGTCGAGGTCGAGGGGCGTCAGGCCACCGAAGTCCTCGACGCGCTGGAAGCATTGGTCAAGGATCGCTTTGGCGAAGACGAATAATTAAGTACACATAAAGACATCTTTATATCGTGTTGCCACTCTGATCGTTTCCTGCTATTGCACGCTCAAATAAACACGCCATGCCCGCCAGGGCAGGTAAAACCGTGGGATAATGAACATGACCGCAACCAATGATTATGTTGTCGCCGATATCGCATTGGCCGATTTTGGCCGCAAGGAACTCGATATTGCTGAAACTGAAATGCCGGGCCTGATGGCGCTGCGCGAAGAATACGGCAGCAGCCAGCCGCTCAAGGGCGCGCGCATCGTCGGTTCGTTGCACATGACCATTCAGACCGCCGTCCTGATTGAGACATTGACGTCGCTCGGCGCCGATGTCCGCTGGGCTTCGTGTAACATCTACTCGACCCAGGATCATGCGGCTGCAGCGATTGCCAAGAGCGGTGTCCCGGTGTTTGCGATCAAGGGGCAGACCCTTGAGGAGCATTGGGATTATCTCGACAAGTCGTTCATGTTTGCGGATGGCCCGAACCTGATTCTCGATGATGGTGGCGACGCTACCCTCTATGTGCTGCTCGGCGCCCGCGCCGAAGCCGGTGAGGACATCATCCCTGTTCCCGCTTCCGAAGAGGAAGAAGTGATCAAGGCGCAGATCAAGAAACGCATGGCAGCTTCGCCGGGCTGGTTTACAAAGATCCGCGACCAGATCGTTGGCGTGTCCGAAGAGACCACCACAGGTGTCCATCGCCTGTATGAATTGCACAAGAAGGGTCTGCTTCCCTTCCCGGCCATCAACGTCAATGACTCGGTCACCAAGTCGAAGTTCGACAACAAGTATGGCTGCAAGGAAAGCCTCGTCGACGGTATCCGCCGTGCCACCGACACCATGATGGCCGGCAAGGTTGCTGTAGTCTGCGGTTACGGTGATGTCGGCAAGGGTTCGGCAGCATCGCTTCGCGGCGCCGGAGCCCGGGTGAAGGTCACCGAAGTCGACCCGATCTGCGCATTGCAGGCCGCCATGGACGGCTTCGAAGTGGTAACGCTGGAAGATGTGGCGTCGGACGCTGATATTTTTATCACCACAACCGGCAACAAGGACGTGATCCGCCTCGAGCACATGCGCGAGATGAAGGACATGGCGATTGTCGGCAATATCGGCCACTTCGACAATGAGATTCAGGTTGCAGCCCTGAAGAACCATAAGTGGACCAACATCAAGGATCAGGTAGACATGGTTGAGATGCCTTCGGGCAACCGCATGATCCTGTTGAGCCAGGGCCGGCTTCTAAACCTGGGAAATGCGACCGGTCACCCCAGCTTCGTCATGTCCGCTTCCTTCACCAACCAGGTGTTGGCGCAGATGGAACTCTGGACTAAGGGCGATGAGTACAAGAATGAGGTTTACGTCCTGCCCAAGCACCTTGATGAGAAGGTCGCGCGCCTGCATCTCGACAAGATTGGGGCAAAGTTGACCAGCCTTCAGCCCGAACAGGCCGACTATATTGGCGTAACCGTCGAAGGCCCGTTCAAGCCGGAACACTACAGGTACTGATTTTTCTATCAATACCCACAAGATATTGATGCCGCGTCCTTGACAACAGGGGCGCGGTTTCTTTTTGCGCTGCGTCCCCTTCACCGTGATTCGTGAAGCCTGTATGTTTTCAGATGATGATTCGCTTTCGTGTTTGGCGGCGCGGCAAGTGGATCGGCGATGTCTTGTCAAACAGGCGGCGAGGGGACGGAGACATGCCAGTGAAGGCGGATTCACAGCAGATTGACAGCAAACCTGGTTCCGAAGGCACATGGACCGGTGGATTGAAGCGCCTGTACCGGCGATTTTTGACCGGAACAGCGCTTGTCGGCGGAGGCTTTCTCCTCCCGTTTTCCCATGCTTTTGCCCAGAGCGCTGGCGGGTTCAAGATCTCCTCTCTCGAAGTGGTCAATTTCGCGATGGTCATCGGCGCCATTTCGGCTGCCATGATCTCCGCTATCTGGTTGATCCGCGAACGCGCCAAGATCGATGCTGAGAACGTTGCCCTGCGCACGGCACTTGCAGATTCCCACGCCCAACTTTCGCGCTATCAGTCCCTGATCGTCGATCGTGACCGGCAGATCGTTGTCTGGGATGGCGTCGGCGTTCCCGCGGAGGTCTTGGGGAACCTTTCCCCGGCGACGGGCGCACCGCAGAAGCCCGATGATTTTCTTGCGTTCGGCCGTTGGCTGGAACCGCGCTCGGCGGCCAGTCTCAATGAGTCGATCGACCTGCTGCGCGCTCAGGCAGAGCGGTTCGATCTGATTGTTGAGACCGTGCGGGGCCACGTCATCGAGGCCCAGGGCCGTGTCTCGGGCGGGCGCGCCTTCGTCCGGTTTGTGGCGCTGTCCAACGTCCGTGCCGAACTCGCCGAGCTCAAGACCGAACGCGACCGCCTGCTGGCTTCGGTCGATACCTTTCAGACCCTGCTTGACGTGATCGATATGCCGGCCTGGCTCAGGGGTTCTGATGCTAAACTGCTATGGGTCAACAATGCCTATGTTCGTGCTGTCGAAGGCCCGGACCGCTCCGACACAATCGAACGTGGCATGGAGCTTCTGGGAACCGCGGCGCGCGAAAAAATCCGCGCGGCAGCCACCCCGGAACGGCCTTTCCTGGACCGGGTTTCAACCGTGATCCAGGGTCACAGGCGCTTTCTCGAAGTGGCCGATGTCAAGACACCCGGCGGCAATGCGGGACTTGCCCTTGACGTTTCAGTGGAAGAGGATCTGCGCGAGGAACTTCGCCGCACAATCCAAAGTCATTCCGAGACCCTCGACCATCTCGCAACGCCGGTCGCGATTTTTGACCGCGACCAGAGGCTCCAGTTTCACAATCAGGCCTTCCAGCAACTCTGGGAACTCGACATTCCGTTCCTGGCCCGCAGGCCTGACAATGGTGAATTCCTTGAACGTCTGCGTGCCGATGGCAAATTGCCGGAGCCGCACGCATGGCGTGATTGGAAGGAACAGATGCTGTCGGTCTACCGCTCGGTCGAGACAACCCCGCATCTGTGGCATCTTCCCGATGGTCAAACCCTTAACGTCTTCGCCAATGCCCATCCGCAGGGCGGGGTGACATGGGTGTTCGAAAACCTGACCGAGAAGGTGGATCTGGAAACCAAGTACAACACCTTGTTGCAGGTCCAGGGCGAAACCATCGATCATCTGGCCGAGGGCGTCGGCGTGTTTGGCCCCGATGGCCGGATCCGTCTCTCCAACCCCTCTTTCCGCGCACTTTGGGGGCTCACCGAAGAGCAGGTTAAGCCCGGCACCCATATCCGTGATATCACGGCTGCATGCGAGCCCTCCTACCGAGAGCCGGACGGCTGGAAACTTTTTGCCGGCGAAATAACTTCTTTCAATGAAGAACGCCGCTCGCGTGATGGCCGAATTGAACTGGTCACCGGACTGATCCTCGACTACGCCGTGGTGCCGTTGCCCAACGGTCAAACCATGGTTGCCTTTGTCAATGTCACCGACAGCGTCGATGCCGAACGCATGCTGACCGAAACCAATGAGGCGCTGCGCAAGGCGGATGCGCTGAAGAACGATTTCGTCAATCATGTCTCTTATGAATTGCGCTCACCGCTCACCAACATCATCGGCTTTACCGATCTCTTGAAGACGCCGGGCGTTGGCGATCTCACCGAGCGTCAGGCCGAGTATCTCGATCATATCTCGACCTCCTCTTCAGTGCTTCTGACCATCGTCAACGACATTCTTGATCTCGCCACGGTGGATGCCGGGATCATGCAGTTGGAAATTGCCGAGGTGAACATTGATACCCTCCTCTCGGAGGCCGCTGATCAGATCGCCGACTGGTTCAAGGAGAATGGCCTGAAGCTGGAGACAGAGTCTGCCAATGCGCCGGCAACGATGATGGGTGATTATCAGCGGCTCAAGCAGATCCTGTTCAAGCTTCTGATGAATGCTGCCAATTTCGCGCCTGAGGGCTCGGTGGTGAGGCTGGGTTGTGCAATGGAGGATGAATCGATTGTCTTCTCTGTGGCCGATTCCGGTCCGGGCATTCCCGAGAGTGCGCGAAAGGATGTGTTCGCCCGCTTCGAAACCCACGGTCAGGGCGGTCGCCGTCGTGGTGCCGGTCTGGGACTGTCCATTGTCCAGAGCTTCGTCTCGTTGCATAACGGCACGGTTTCGGTGGAAGACAGCGAAGGCAGCGGCACCACAATTCTGTGCCGCTTCCCCACCAAGGCTCCACAGCTACGCGATGCGGCCGAGTGAACTTCGGTGCCGATATCTCCAATGATCTTCAGTCTTGCAGATCTGGCGGCGACGACGCGGTTTGCCGAAGATATGGCTTTGTCGCTCAAACCCGGAGACTGTCTTTGTCTTTCGGGTGATCTGGGTGCCGGGAAAACCACCTTTGCCCGCGCACTGATTCGCGCTGTCGCAGATGATCCGGACCTTGAGGTGCCGAGTCCGACGTTTACCCTTGTGCAGGTCTACGAGCTTCGTCTGCCCATCGCGCATTTTGATCTCTATCGCCTCGGATCGGCCGAGGAACTCGATGAGCTCGGCCTTGAGGATGCGCTGAGTGATGGTGCGGCGCTGATCGAATGGCCTGAACAAGCAGCAGAACGATTACCGCAAAATTTGGTCGAGATCCGTTTTGCGGGCCTGGATGCAACCCGTACGGCAACTGTCAGCGCTAATACAGACTTTCTTGATCGGCTCAAGCGGTCGTGTGCTGTCCGGGCCTTTCTCGAGCAGGCCGGGTTGCTGGCGGCTGAACGCCGTCACCTACAGGGCGATGCCTCATCGCGAACTTATGAAATGGTGCGCGCTGACGGGAAGGATCCGGTCATTCTGATGAATGCGCCGCACCGGCCCGATGGACCGCCCATTCGTGATGGATTGCCCTATTCGCGCATTGCCCATCTGGCGGAAGATGTCGTGCCTTTCGTCGCCATTGCCCAGTGGCTACATGAGCAGGGATTTGCGGCGCCTGAAATTCTGGCGGAAGATCTCGATCAAGGCTTCCTGCTGGTCGAATATCTTGGCTCCGGAGGCCTTCTTGATGAACAAGGCGCGCCGGTTGCCGAACGCTATCAGCTTGCCGTCGACTGTCTGGCGGCGCTACATGGCAAGACCCCGCCAACAACAATTCCAATCGCTGGCGCTGAACATCATGTGCCGGCTTACGATCCACGGGCTATGCAGATCGAGATCGAACTGCTGACGGACTGGTATCTGCCTTGGCGCACCGGACATCCGCTGCCGGACAGCGATCGCCAGGAGTATCTTGCAATCTGGTCCGGACTGTTTTCATCGCTTGAAGCCGCCGAAAAAGCCCTGGTGCTGCGCGACTACCATTCACCCAACCTCATCTGGCGTAGCGAACGGCAGGGATTCGATCGTCTTGGCATTATTGACTTTCAGGACGCGATGATCGGCCCATCGGCCTATGATGTGGCGTCTCTGTGCCAGGACGCGCGGGTGACCATTGAGCCCGAGCTCGCCGAAAAGCTCCTCGCCCGCTACATCGCCGCACGCCATGAAGTCGATCCTGCATTTGATGAGGCGGCGTTCCGCGAAGCTTATGCGATCATGGCCGCCCAGCGCGCCGCTAAGATCCTGGGGATCTTTGTCCGGCTGGACCAGCGGGACGGAAAACCGGCTTATCTGCGCCATCTGCCGCGAATTGAAGCCTATATTGCGCAATCGCTCAATCATCCCGCCCTGCGGCCCTTGCGATCCTGGTTCACACGCGTTGGTATTGGTGAGACCGAATCATAAACCGGGCCAGCCAATGCGTATAAACTCAGCCATGATCCTCGCTGCCGGTCTCGGCACCCGCATGCGGCCGATCACCGAGACCCTGCCCAAACCGCTGGTCGAGGTGGCAGGCAAGCCGCTGATCGCCTACAGCCTCGAGGCGCTAGACCGGATCGGGGTGACCAGCATAGTCGCGAACGTGCATTATCTTGCGCCTATGCTAACCAAATGGCTCAAGGATTGGCCCGGCGCCGAGATTGCCATTTCTGACGAAACCGAGACATTGCTGGATTCGGGTGGTGGCATCGTCAAAGCGCTGCCGCAGCTCGGCCCGTACCCGTTTCTGGTGCTCAACGCCGACACCTTCTGGCTCGAGGATCCGGATGCCGGTTCTGACAATCTGGCGCGCATGGCAGACCAGTTTGATCCGGCCATCATGGACATCATGATGATGACCGCGCGGCTCGACCAGGCCACCGGGCACACCGGAGCAGGCGATTTCACCATCGATCCGGAAGGTCGGCTGGCACGCTATCGCGGCTCAGGCGATCCGGTGATCTATGCCGGAGCGCTGGTGCTCAGTCCCCATATCTTCGATGCCATTTCCGAGCCAAAGTTCTCGCTCAACCGCTGTTTTGACGCAGCCATCGAAAGCGGACGCCTGTTTGGCGCACCGATGCTTGGCCATTGGTTGACCGTCGGCACGCCCGCCGCGATTGGCGAGGCGGAGGCTGCCATGAGTGCCTATCTCAACGGTTCAGCCTCATCAACCGGCCATCGGCCAAACAGATGACCAGATCCGCGCCGCATATCGTGACGATTCCGCCCGGCGCGCCGTTTCTGTCCGTCCTGGTCGAGAAAATTCATGGTGGCGGGCTCATTGATGGCCTTGCCTATCGGCCGGAAGATCCGCTTTCGCTGGCTCGCGCAACCATTTTCGTCCCCACACGAAGGGCAGCCCGCGCGCTTCGCTCCGAACTCACGGACCGGATCGGGGTGGGGTCTGCAATCCTGCCGTCGATCCGGCCCCTTGGCGAGACCGATGAGGACGCGGGCTTTTTCGATTCCGCCGATCCTGCGACCCTGTCGCTTGACCCGGCGATCCCGCAAACGGCTGCAACCTTGCGGTTGGCCGATCTAGTGCTGGCCTGGAAAAAGGCATTGCCCCGAGCAGTTCTGGATCATCTCGGTGGCGCGCCTCTGGTTGCTCCGGCCAATCCGGCCGATGCAATATGGCTCGGTCGCAGCCTGTTCGATCTCATTCAGGCTGTCGAAACCGAGGAATGTGACTTTGCCGGCCTCGATCAGGTCGTCTCCGAAGATCTTCAGCAATGGTGGCAGCTCACACGCGAGTTCCTGGCGATCGCCCGGGAATACTGGCCGGCGCTGCTCACCGAGATCTCCCGTTCCAGCCCGGCGGGCCATCACAATGCGATGATCGACGTCTTCACCCGGGCATTGACCACGGATCCCGAAGATAGGCCGGTCATTGTTGCCGGCTCCACCGGCACGCGCCCCTCGACCGCGCGGCTGATCGCAGCCATTGCCCATCTGCCCAGAGGCGCGGTGGTTTTGCCCGGCCTTGACCATGCCATGGGCCTGTCCCATTGGCAGGATCTGGCCAAGTCGGTTTCTGTGACGGCTCCACCTGGCACACCGGTTTCGTTCGACCCCGCGGCGCGCAGTCACCCGCAATATGGTCTGCTGCGTCTCCTTGAAAGCTGCGGTGTCGATATCGCGAGTCTCGGCGATATCCCGGAAATCGCTATGCTCGAGGGCGCCATGGAGGTGCGCCGTGCGGCGGTTTCCGCGGCGCTTCTCCCGGCTGGCACCACTGAGGCCTGGGGAGAGCCGGGCTTTCTGCCCGATGCCAGCGCAC
The DNA window shown above is from Hoeflea phototrophica DFL-43 and carries:
- a CDS encoding PTS sugar transporter subunit IIA gives rise to the protein MIGLVLVTHGKLAEEFRHALEHVVGPQTALETVCIGPEDDMDQRRMDIVGAVSRVESGKGVIILTDMFGGTPSNLSISVMDSGRIEVIAGVNLPMLIKLAGIRGANDIDNALAQAQDAGRKYINVASRLLAGK
- a CDS encoding response regulator transcription factor; its protein translation is MQTIALVDDDRNILTSVSIALETEGYRVETYTDGASALDGLLARPPQLAIFDIKMPRMDGMELLRRLRQKSDIPVIFLTSKDEEIDELFGLKMGADDFITKPFSQRLLVERVKAVMRRAASRDAAAAPGRAAATPTKSLERGNLVMDQERHTCTWKNEAVTLTVTEFLILQSLAQRPGVVKSRDALMDAAYDEQVYVDDRTIDSHIKRLRKKFKMVDDDFDMIETLYGVGYRFREAA
- a CDS encoding sensor histidine kinase; translated protein: MAIETEDNLRSEADHSAAATRQKNWIHPVTLVRRIFGHLIFSSLTRRILFLNLAALIVLVSGILYLNQFREGLIDARVESLLTQGEIIAGAVAASASVETNSITIDPEKLLELQAGQTISPTNSNENLDFPINPERVAPVLRRLISPTRTRARIYDDDASLILDSRYLYTSGQVLRYDLPANEVTQRSLTESLGAWFNRFFQRSDLPLYREPPGADGSIYPEVMNALAGGRGAVVRVTEAGELIVSVAVPVQRFRAVLGVLLLSTQAGDIDKIVHAERMAIFRVSGVAFMVSSVLSLLLASTIATPLRRLSAAAVRVRRGVKAREEIPDFSDRQDEIGNLSVALRDMTNALYDRIDAIESFAADVSHELKNPLTSLRSAVETLPLARNEHSRKRLLDVILHDVRRMDRLISDISDASRLDAELARQDGATVDMRTLLTDLVEIARQVRAGSKKVAIDLKVDGKAGDKTKFIIVGHDLRLGQVVTNLIENARSFVPETDGRIVVRLARRRGAVRVLIEDNGPGIRAEVIERVFERFYTDRPDGEDFGQNSGLGLSISRQIIEAHGGTLTAENIAPQTDGKWAGARFIIELPAEQL
- a CDS encoding nitroreductase family protein; protein product: MAKTAETIELSLPRLSEADMLAEARAFHDRLQSRRTVRDFSPEPVDPELIRIAVRTAGTAPSGANQQPWSFVAIGDPDTKRAIRLAAEEEERTFYKSRAGDEWLDALAPLGTDADKPFLETAPWLIAIFAQRWGVDAKGRKIKHYYVPESVSIAIGLLIASLHSAGLATLTHTPSPMGFLNQICGRPENEKPLVLLVVGHPAKGARVPAISRKDESQILFWKVDR
- a CDS encoding phosphoenolpyruvate carboxykinase, with product MSKDLGVRNPSASLALCGLETTGVVRYNLGEAELVELAVANGEATLTAHGALRALTGQHTGRSAKDKFVVRDASTEDQIWWDNNKPMAPEAFETLHADMIAHARERDLFVQDLVGGADSAHALLSRIVTEYAWHALFIRNLLIRPERAALAGFMPELTIINLPSFRANPERHGCRSETVIAVNLAKGLVLIGGTSYAGEMKKSVFTALNYLLPAKNVMPMHCSANAGPDGDTAVFFGLSGTGKTTLSADPARTLIGDDEHGWGEDGVFNFEGGCYAKTIRLSREAEPEIFGTTERFGTVLENVVLDENRIPDFDDGSLTENTRCAYPLHFIPNASSTGRAGHPRNIIMLTADAFGVMPPIAKLTPEQAMYHFLSGYTAKVAGTEKGVTEPEATFSTCFGAPFMPRHPSEYGALLRKLINDHRVNCWLVNTGWTGGAYGQGQRMPIKATRTLLTAALNGSLETAEYRNDPNFGFAVPVTVSGVDSTILDPRSTWSDKHAYDAAADRLVGMFIDNFEKFESHVDGSVLTAAPGFKAAAE
- a CDS encoding HPr kinase/phosphorylase, whose product is MSGWFSANGETMHATAIVVGETGILFVGPSGAGKSTMAFACLAGAISRGWNAALVADDRTCLTVHSGRCIASCPEPIRGKLELRGGGIVDLPRIGRAVMHLAVAPGPPSVKSRLPPDNEIFTCDGVELHLQRLWRDGATDPLTALCALRPDRFLSN